A single genomic interval of Nonomuraea rubra harbors:
- a CDS encoding AraC family transcriptional regulator, giving the protein MDVLSDAITAMRTGLPHASRTRMRGPWGVRFQPQQGAGFHVILQGSCWLLPATGEPVRLGVGDVVFLPRELGHGLADAVTTPLVEATPRFNDGSPIGSLDHDGPGPLTEMLCGAYRFDQTRLHPLLTELPDVMHIPARIGHHPSLSGAIELLGRELASVPGPHDGTAPAQGFETATRALLDALLVYVLRAWYDSHEPATGWGAALRDPAVTAALRAIHQHPATPWTVQSLAARAGLSRAAFAQRFASKVGAPPLAYLTWWRMTTAARLLRDTDLPLRAVAERTGYATEFAFAKAFKREFGTAPGRYRSEPGQLFSA; this is encoded by the coding sequence ATGGACGTGCTCAGTGACGCCATCACCGCCATGCGCACCGGCCTGCCGCACGCCTCGCGCACGCGCATGCGCGGCCCCTGGGGCGTGCGCTTCCAGCCGCAGCAGGGCGCCGGCTTCCACGTGATCCTGCAAGGGTCGTGCTGGCTGCTGCCCGCCACCGGCGAGCCCGTCCGGCTGGGGGTGGGGGACGTGGTGTTCCTGCCGCGCGAGCTGGGTCACGGGCTCGCGGACGCGGTCACGACGCCGCTGGTGGAGGCCACCCCCCGGTTCAACGACGGCTCCCCCATCGGCAGCCTCGACCATGACGGCCCCGGCCCGCTGACGGAGATGTTGTGCGGCGCGTACCGGTTCGACCAGACCAGGCTGCACCCGCTGCTGACCGAGCTGCCCGACGTCATGCACATCCCGGCCAGGATCGGCCACCACCCCTCGCTCAGCGGCGCGATCGAGCTGCTCGGCCGCGAGCTCGCGTCCGTCCCCGGCCCGCACGACGGCACCGCTCCCGCCCAGGGCTTCGAGACGGCCACGCGGGCGCTGCTCGACGCCCTGCTCGTGTACGTGCTGCGCGCCTGGTACGACAGCCACGAACCCGCCACCGGCTGGGGCGCGGCCCTGCGCGACCCGGCGGTCACGGCGGCGCTGCGGGCCATCCACCAGCATCCGGCGACCCCGTGGACGGTGCAGTCGCTGGCCGCCAGGGCGGGGCTGTCGCGGGCGGCGTTCGCGCAGCGGTTCGCGAGCAAGGTGGGGGCGCCGCCGCTGGCGTACCTGACGTGGTGGCGGATGACGACGGCGGCGCGGCTGCTGCGCGACACCGACCTCCCGCTGCGGGCGGTGGCGGAGCGCACGGGGTACGCCACGGAGTTCGCCTTCGCCAAGGCGTTCAAGCGGGAGTTCGGCACGGCCCCCGGCCGCTACCGGAGCGAGCCGGGCCAGCTCTTCTCCGCCTAG
- a CDS encoding DUF4239 domain-containing protein, with the protein MRIPLFIATIGLLIAATVAALAGLAAYVASRVIPAQTRQDYRDSSGVVTGIVGTLFAVSIGLVVVAAWNQVNTATETSATEASNLTDVYWYSRTLPAPQRAALQSLAAGYTTTVIREEWPLMAGQHRLSQNAWRASEQLRAFFQTLQPDGGGPSARYGQAMSRMQAVLDARRSRAQMADTGVPPLLWVALAGCGLVALLPAILCGSPNRKVHLTMAAAVGGMVGLVLFLVYQLDFPFSGGISVSPAAFEQALDRFDSIRALGAG; encoded by the coding sequence GTGAGGATCCCTTTGTTCATCGCCACCATCGGCCTGCTCATCGCCGCGACGGTCGCCGCGCTGGCCGGCCTCGCCGCGTACGTCGCCAGCCGCGTCATCCCCGCACAGACCCGCCAGGACTACCGCGACAGCAGCGGGGTGGTCACCGGCATCGTCGGCACCCTCTTCGCGGTCAGCATCGGCCTGGTCGTCGTCGCCGCGTGGAACCAGGTCAACACCGCCACCGAGACCAGCGCGACCGAGGCCAGCAACCTGACCGACGTCTACTGGTACTCCCGCACGCTGCCCGCGCCCCAGCGCGCCGCCCTGCAGAGCCTCGCCGCCGGCTACACCACCACGGTCATCCGCGAGGAGTGGCCACTCATGGCCGGGCAGCACCGCCTGTCGCAGAACGCCTGGAGAGCCTCCGAGCAGCTGCGTGCCTTCTTCCAGACCCTCCAGCCGGACGGCGGCGGGCCGTCCGCCCGCTACGGGCAGGCCATGTCCCGCATGCAGGCCGTCCTGGACGCCCGCCGCTCGCGCGCCCAGATGGCCGACACCGGCGTGCCGCCGCTGCTGTGGGTGGCGCTGGCGGGCTGCGGGCTGGTGGCGCTGCTGCCCGCGATCCTCTGCGGCAGCCCCAACCGCAAGGTGCACCTCACCATGGCGGCGGCGGTGGGGGGCATGGTGGGGCTGGTGCTGTTCCTGGTCTACCAGCTCGACTTCCCGTTCAGCGGCGGCATCTCGGTCTCTCCCGCCGCCTTCGAGCAGGCCCTCGACCGCTTCGACAGCATCCGGGCGCTCGGCGCCGGGTAG
- a CDS encoding isoprenyl transferase yields MAPRTRNTLSPTRRKGARVNVRPPSPHPSGATPPPIPRELVPRHVAIVMDGNGRWAKARGLPRTEGHKAGESSLFDVIEGAIELGIPYLSAYAFSTENWKRSPDEVRFLMGFNRDVIRRRRDELNAMGVRVRWAGRPGRLWKSVISELQTAEEMTTSNRTLTLQFCVNYGGQAEIVDAAVKLAQDIAAGRVKPSKVNEKVFSRYLDEPEIPPVDLFLRSSGEQRFSNFLLWQSAYAEMVFLDRLWPDFDRRDLWDACEIFAKRDRRYGGAIPNQV; encoded by the coding sequence ATGGCACCTCGAACACGGAATACGCTCTCTCCGACACGTCGAAAGGGAGCCCGCGTGAACGTACGACCTCCGTCCCCGCACCCGTCGGGAGCGACCCCGCCGCCCATCCCGCGCGAGCTGGTGCCCCGGCACGTCGCCATCGTCATGGACGGCAACGGCCGCTGGGCCAAGGCCCGTGGCCTGCCCCGCACGGAGGGGCACAAGGCGGGCGAGTCCTCGCTGTTCGACGTCATCGAGGGCGCCATCGAGCTGGGCATCCCCTACCTGAGCGCGTACGCGTTCTCGACGGAGAACTGGAAGCGGTCCCCCGACGAGGTGCGCTTCCTCATGGGGTTCAACCGCGACGTGATCCGGCGGCGGCGCGACGAGCTCAACGCGATGGGCGTGCGCGTACGCTGGGCGGGCCGGCCGGGGCGGCTGTGGAAGAGCGTCATCTCCGAGCTGCAGACGGCCGAGGAGATGACCACGTCCAACCGGACGCTGACATTGCAGTTCTGCGTCAATTACGGCGGGCAGGCCGAGATCGTCGACGCCGCCGTCAAGCTGGCGCAGGACATCGCGGCCGGGCGGGTCAAGCCGTCCAAGGTGAACGAGAAGGTCTTCTCCCGGTACCTGGACGAGCCGGAGATCCCGCCGGTCGACCTGTTCCTGCGCTCGTCGGGGGAGCAGCGCTTCTCCAACTTCCTGCTCTGGCAGTCGGCCTACGCCGAGATGGTCTTCCTCGACCGGCTGTGGCCCGACTTCGACCGGCGGGACCTGTGGGACGCGTGCGAGATCTTCGCCAAGCGCGACCGGCGCTACGGCGGCGCGATCCCCAACCAGGTCTAG
- the recO gene encoding DNA repair protein RecO — MSLYRDEGVVLRTQKLGEADRIVTILAKRTGKIRAVARGVRRTKSRFGARLEPFTHVDVQLHTGRTLDVVTQAETIRPYGEALAADYPRYTAGSAMLETADRLTHGEKEPALRQFLLLVGGLRTLADRGHEARLVLDAYFLRSLAVAGYAPALEACAKCQAPAIRAFAIVAGGVVCGACKPSGSAVPAGETIGLMTALLRGDWVTADASEQRHRSECSGLVAAYLQWHLEHGIRSLRHVEREPA, encoded by the coding sequence GTGAGTCTCTACCGTGACGAAGGCGTGGTCCTGCGCACCCAGAAACTCGGTGAGGCAGACCGCATCGTCACCATCCTGGCCAAGCGCACGGGCAAGATCCGGGCGGTGGCGCGAGGCGTCCGCCGCACGAAGTCGCGCTTCGGCGCGCGGCTGGAGCCGTTCACGCACGTCGACGTGCAGCTGCACACCGGCCGCACGCTCGACGTCGTCACCCAGGCGGAGACGATCAGGCCCTACGGGGAGGCGCTGGCCGCCGACTACCCCCGCTACACCGCCGGCAGCGCGATGCTGGAGACCGCCGACCGGCTCACCCACGGGGAGAAGGAGCCGGCGCTGCGGCAGTTCCTGCTGCTGGTGGGCGGGCTGCGCACGCTCGCCGACCGCGGCCACGAGGCCAGGCTGGTCCTCGACGCCTACTTCCTGCGCTCCCTGGCCGTGGCGGGCTACGCCCCCGCGCTGGAGGCGTGCGCGAAGTGCCAGGCGCCGGCGATCAGGGCGTTCGCCATCGTGGCCGGTGGCGTGGTGTGCGGGGCGTGCAAGCCGTCCGGCTCGGCCGTGCCCGCGGGAGAGACGATCGGGCTCATGACGGCGCTGCTGCGCGGCGACTGGGTCACCGCGGACGCCTCCGAGCAGCGCCACCGCAGCGAGTGCAGCGGCCTGGTCGCCGCATACCTGCAATGGCACCTCGAACACGGAATACGCTCTCTCCGACACGTCGAAAGGGAGCCCGCGTGA
- a CDS encoding CDP-alcohol phosphatidyltransferase family protein, translated as MTRVVLLGASPGPDISPTGLRLAALSGNPTVSERLRSQLAAMDPRFATIPTDNVATALRALADVAEQATESLFIIPENSVVHDELIYQITKSKRGALALVAKEPRVGVTEDNGLEENGPEDNAAEDRIPIDEADPEIGMNRVEGLPVRVRVGKSRVVSAGTASHAVTRPNAVALGPLHVSARNAPKLAETCRELAAMADRFGADDDLVQLVVFGLVRNGVSVGIRGRRDLFYRRVTTQEEINEAGAEMAGMDEDRSRLNNAVKGADGFFTTFFVSTYSRYIARWAARRGLTPNQVTLISIVLGVAAAACFATGERPWMVLGGVLIYFAFVFDCVDGQVARYARKFGVLGAWLDATFDRFKEYVVFAGLAVGWVVSGNGDEIWILALAALGLQSVRHLLDFSFGVANRRKPPAPLPTTPLDAPDDRDLRQKLTARKVERSQGLRGVLKMWTKAGKYRAVHWARKMIVFPIGERFAAIAITAALFDARITFITLVIWGSVAAAYTLTGRLMRSLV; from the coding sequence ATGACCCGCGTGGTCCTGCTGGGCGCCTCGCCCGGCCCCGACATCTCTCCGACCGGCCTGAGGCTGGCCGCGCTTTCCGGCAATCCCACCGTGTCCGAACGGCTGCGCAGCCAGCTCGCCGCCATGGATCCGCGTTTCGCCACGATCCCGACGGACAACGTCGCGACCGCCCTGCGCGCCCTGGCCGACGTCGCCGAGCAAGCAACGGAGAGCCTGTTCATCATCCCTGAGAACTCTGTCGTCCATGACGAGCTGATCTACCAGATCACCAAGTCCAAGCGCGGTGCGCTGGCGCTCGTCGCGAAAGAGCCGCGGGTGGGGGTGACGGAGGACAACGGCCTGGAGGAGAACGGTCCCGAGGACAACGCCGCCGAGGACCGCATCCCCATCGACGAGGCCGACCCCGAGATCGGCATGAACCGCGTGGAGGGCCTGCCCGTCCGCGTACGGGTCGGCAAGTCGCGCGTGGTCTCGGCGGGCACCGCGAGCCACGCCGTGACCAGGCCCAACGCCGTGGCGCTCGGCCCGCTGCACGTCAGCGCGCGCAACGCGCCGAAGCTCGCCGAGACCTGCCGCGAGCTCGCGGCCATGGCCGACCGGTTCGGCGCCGACGACGACCTCGTCCAGCTCGTGGTGTTCGGCCTGGTGCGCAACGGCGTGTCGGTTGGCATCCGGGGCCGCCGCGACCTGTTCTACCGCCGGGTCACCACCCAGGAGGAGATCAACGAGGCCGGCGCCGAGATGGCCGGGATGGACGAGGACCGCTCCCGGCTGAACAACGCGGTCAAGGGCGCCGACGGCTTCTTCACCACGTTCTTCGTCTCCACCTACTCCCGCTACATCGCCCGCTGGGCCGCCCGCCGCGGGCTGACGCCCAACCAGGTGACGCTGATCTCGATCGTCCTCGGCGTGGCGGCCGCCGCCTGCTTCGCCACCGGCGAGCGTCCCTGGATGGTGCTGGGCGGCGTGCTGATCTACTTCGCCTTCGTCTTCGACTGCGTCGACGGGCAGGTCGCCCGTTACGCCCGCAAGTTCGGCGTGCTCGGCGCCTGGCTGGACGCGACGTTCGACCGGTTCAAGGAGTACGTCGTCTTCGCGGGCCTGGCCGTCGGCTGGGTGGTCTCCGGCAACGGCGACGAGATCTGGATCCTGGCGCTGGCCGCGCTCGGCCTGCAGTCCGTACGCCACCTGCTCGACTTCTCCTTCGGCGTCGCCAACCGCCGCAAGCCTCCGGCTCCGCTGCCCACCACCCCGCTGGACGCCCCCGACGACCGTGACCTGCGCCAGAAGCTGACCGCCCGCAAGGTGGAGCGCAGCCAGGGCCTGCGCGGCGTGCTGAAGATGTGGACGAAGGCCGGAAAGTACCGTGCGGTCCACTGGGCGCGTAAGATGATCGTCTTCCCCATCGGCGAGCGTTTCGCGGCCATCGCGATCACCGCCGCCCTCTTCGACGCCCGGATCACCTTCATCACCCTCGTGATCTGGGGCTCCGTCGCCGCCGCCTACACCCTCACCGGACGCCTCATGAGGTCGCTCGTATGA